In Magnolia sinica isolate HGM2019 chromosome 12, MsV1, whole genome shotgun sequence, a single genomic region encodes these proteins:
- the LOC131221229 gene encoding transcription factor MYB101-like codes for MSHIKGAAVSGDSSSGSVANIAMLKKGPWTAAEDAILMEYVKKHGEGNWNAVQKNSGLSRCGKSCRLRWANHLRPNLKKGSFSPDEERLILQLHSKLGNKWARMAAQLPGRTDNEIKNYWNTRIKRRQRSGLSLYPPEIQRQAPFNHQHHQSSSSSSSSSLALSLSSSPPLPITSLSLQKSHFVWPLPSFDPMNFAASMQPLLSHHQHFLPSAPVNRFKHFSDSDVGSAGMFSRPFSSPLTSPLSLFHQSLHTQQQQQQQQQQQSLQFNSGDFDLNPPILQPTPFEPDGLLPAASISMKLELPSSQVPVWASAKSGQDDYKYPMICSASLDRSNSGMLDAFLQEAQAMVDSDDFQKAAVSSQPSSGKCGLDECVEDIIPTGPVLREGGTTWFGSACDRLIGIRTEETMDKINSLDEDLRNHLDIIPASNMPTVSEWYSDSGEMSNGHSGVTDDDIGLEMHQLASSLSVAADHDWTLGSCQWDNMPGIC; via the exons atgtCGCACATCAAAGGTGCTGCTGTGAGCGGAGACTCCTCATCAGGCAGCGTTGCCAATATTGCCATGCTGAAGAAAGGCCCATGGACTGCGGCGGAGGATGCCATCTTAATGGAGTACGTGAAGAAGCACGGAGAAGGGAATTGGAATGCTGTCCAAAAGAATTCAGGCCTCTCTCGCTGCGGCAAGAGCTGCAGGCTTCGTTGGGCTAACCACCTTCGCCCCAACCTCAAGAAAGGCTCCTTCTCTCCCGACGAAGAACGTCTCATTCTACAACTTCATTCCAAATTGGGCAACAAATGGGCCCGAATGGCTGCTCAg TTACCTGGAAGAACCGATAATGAAATCAAGAACTATTGGAACACTCGAATCAAACGACGTCAACGGTCAGGCCTGTCTCTTTACCCACCTGAAATACAGCGGCAAGCCCCATTCAATCATCAGCACCAccaatcttcctcttcttcttcttcttcttctttggctctttctctctcttcatctcCACCTTTGCCAATTACATCGCTTTCACTTCAGAAATCACATTTTGTGTGGCCTCTTCCTTCGTTCGACCCGATGAACTTTGCTGCATCAATGCAACCTCTGCTTTCCCACCACCAACATTTTCTCCCATCTGCTCCAGTTAACCGATTCAAGCATTTCTCTGACAGTGATGTTGGGTCTGCGGGCATGTTCTCTCGTCCTTTTTCTTCTCCGCTCACATCACCACTGTCTTTGTTCCATCAGAGTCTTCACAcccaacaacagcagcagcagcagcagcagcagcagagccTTCAATTCAATTCAGGGGATTTTGATCTCAATCCTCCAATTCTGCAACCGACACCATTTGAACCTGATGGGCTGCTGCCTGCTGCCTCAATCTCCATGAAATTGGAGCTCCCTTCAAGCCAAGTCCCCGTTTGGGCTTCTGCCAAGTCGGGCCAAGATGACTACAAGTATCCCATGATCTGCTCTGCCTCTTTGGACAGGAGCAATAGTGGGATGTTGGATGCTTTCTTGCAGGAGGCCCAAGCAATGGTGGACAGTGATGATTTTCAGAAAGCAGCAGTGTCATCACAACCCAGCAGCGGCAAGTGCGGTCTAGATGAGTGTGTTGAGGACATCATTCCTACGGGGCCGGTGCTCCGTGAGGGTGGCACGACATGGTTTGGATCAGCTTGTGACCGTTTGATCG GGATTAGGACGGAGgagacaatggacaagatcaattCCTTAGATGAGGACTTACGCAACCATTTGGATATAATTCCAGCATCAAATATGCCAACAGTTTCAGAATGGTATAGCGATAGTGGAGAGATGTCGAATGGGCACTCTGGTGTGACCGATGATGATATCGGGCTCGAAATGCATCAGTTGGCTTCATCTCTCTCTGTGGCTGCTGATCATGATTGGACGCTCGGATCATGTCAGTGGGACAACATGCCTGGGATTTGCTGA
- the LOC131220444 gene encoding uncharacterized protein LOC131220444, producing MLRHMDLEASSFGTEPLGDAAREDAIDGLSSSSSRKTGPTRGRELNEKTSLKRVITTNEFGQPNAGDINQVIFNSCIGVLTRTHIPITYTDFRQVPPEHLQRVIESLECSYDFQNNQHAMTTYVRERVNTSWRNYKNQLHLKYVKDKDLATVKSSPAPVGVPIEDWILFVDQRNTNEFKELSARNASNRAKQVGPSTLGRRSMAVIRHQMAIERNLTSDAEVGRADVYIRAHTTKDDKLQFPEAFEKIKSIQSSNSTSQMTNVDDALTQSIGSDSRGRMRGIDGNVGKIALRKTIPIIDKLNMVMQDRDNLKEEVGEMKKSLVDLHMKVNCIVEKQGEQGVVDPPTIPPFKSSRALSVCMCFSIRNLCL from the exons ATGCTAAG GCATATGGATCTAGAGGCATCGTCATTCGGCACAGAGCCGCTAGGGGATGCAGCCCGTGAAGATGCCATAG ACGGGTTGTCATCTTCATCGTCTAGGAAGACAGGTCCTACGCGAGGTCGAGAATTAAATGAGAAGACTTCATTGAAGAGGGTCATTACGACTAATGAATTTGGGCAACCGAATGCAGGGGATATAAATCAAGTTATATTCAATTCATGCATTGGTGTTCTCACCCGCACCCACATCCCGATCACCTACACAGACTTTCGCCAGGTGCCTCCGGAGCACCTTCAGAGGGTCATTGAAAGCTTGGAGTGTAGTTATGATTTTCAGAATAACCAACATGCAATGACAACTTACGTTCGTGAACGCGTGAATACCTCTTGGAGAAATTACAAGAACCAGTTGCATTTAAAGTATGTTAAGGACAAGGATCTTGCAACTGTGAAGTCATCTCCAGCCCCTGTTGGTGTGCCTATAGAGGATTGGATACTCTTTGTGGATCAACGTAATACAAATGAATTTAAGGAATTAAGTGCAAGAAATGCATCCAATCGGGCCAAACAAGTTGGCCCTTCTACACTTGGGCGGCGTAGCATGGCTGTCATACGCCATCAGATG GCAATTGAGAGGAATCTTACTAGTGATGCCGAGGTTGGTAGGGCTGATGTGTACATCAGAGCCCATACAACAAAGGATGACAAATTACAGTTTCCCGAAGCCTTT GAAAAAATAAAGTCGATTCAAAGTAGTAATTCAACATCTCAGATGACCAATGTAgatgatgcccttacacag TCAATTGGGAGTGATAGTAGAGGGCGCATGCGGGGTATAGATGGAAATGTAGGCAAGATTGCATTGAGGAAGACAATCCCTATTATAGATAAGCTCAATATGGTGATGCAGGATCGAGATAATTTGAAGGAGGAAGTAGGTGAAATGAAGAAAAGCCTAGTAGACCTCCATATGAAGGTTAATTGTATTGTAGAAAAGCAAGGGGAACAGGGGGTTGTGGATCCACCAACAATACCTCCATTTAAATCTAGTCGTGCCTTGTCGGTATGTATGTGTTTCTCTATTAGAAATTTATGTTTATGA